The proteins below are encoded in one region of Huiozyma naganishii CBS 8797 chromosome 7, complete genome:
- the KNAG0G00570 gene encoding uncharacterized protein (similar to Saccharomyces cerevisiae YEL023C; ancestral locus Anc_1.460), whose product MAKNIIMCFDGTKENFGPQPFSNVLKLYQMLDASKQLCYYQPGIGTSATFDSVENWTRKLSWSCTRNVLDCMFAFCLEKHIISAYLFLMKHYKDGDSIYMFGFSRGAFIARVLTGILERVGLLNVGLEEMVTMAWKIYEQWEFAEQPIQPNYRNTLVQEFGRIFCRRYQIKIHFQGLFDSVNSVGLFRDRLFPCTQRSNIVGHIRHALALDERRGKFKQVCFAPNPYRPNICTLDYHRYEINRSDPALRSLVNNSRRSENPLIGYTIHRGQWVGSNGAVSPISTISEGSDGQELLSQINKFLSHSGGKSVRDTECSHLTIEGTFEFPKLTSPASESKVPSLGSSHSTVTPDLVEKWFPGDHSDVGGGWLDDGETNASLSDLPLRWILSEAIKYGVHFRPGAIHEFAERYPSVNSLFAPLHDYLGYCTSDHGTIQVLDDDSEDVRISKTNLKSKLERYVRVASQLNFSVHDYSKSKYTVPTGHITWWETFFWWCLEMIPLGLRIENSEGKWRNVYVPNFGRSRCIPEYAEVHWSIIWRIKFVNEYRPKNLPEYVRRVIKRQNNIDLCEMRTKGIFVREHDMQLTERGDTEDITNEFRDELNCQVTEWVNDNWLNVPDDLEILLSKDPTL is encoded by the coding sequence ATGGCTAAAAACATAATAATGTGTTTTGATGGGACGAAGGAAAACTTTGGGCCGCAGCCGTTTAGtaatgttttgaaactgtACCAAATGCTAGATGCAAGCAAACAATTGTGTTATTATCAACCAGGGATTGGCACTTCTGCAACATTTGATTCCGTGGAAAACTGGACAAGAAAATTGAGCTGGTCATGCACACGGAATGTTTTGGATTGTATGTTTGCCTTTTGCTTAGAGAAACATATCATTTCGGCGTATTTATTTTTGATGAAGCATTACAAAGATGGAGATTCAATTTACATGTTTGGATTCTCACGCGGAGCGTTTATTGCCAGAGTGTTGACAGGGATACTGGAAAGAGTGGGTTTATTGAATGTGGGTCTAGAAGAAATGGTCACCATGGCCTGGAAAATCTACGAGCAGTGGGAATTTGCAGAACAACCCATTCAACCAAATTACAGGAATACGTTGGTGCAAGAATTCGGCAGGATTTTTTGTCGTAGGTATCAAATTAAAATACATTTTCAGGGACTCTTTGATTCGGTGAATTCCGTCGGTTTATTTAGGGATCGGCTGTTTCCCTGCACCCAGCGGAGCAACATCGTGGGTCACATCAGGCACGCTTTAGCTTTGGATgagagaagaggaaagtttAAGCAAGTTTGCTTTGCACCGAATCCTTACAGACCAAACATTTGCACGTTAGATTACCACAGATATGAGATTAATAGAAGTGACCCTGCATTGAGATCGTTGGTTAACAACAGTCGTCGTAGTGAAAATCCACTGATAGGCTACACTATCCACAGAGGACAATGGGTCGGGAGCAACGGTGCGGTTTCTCCGATCAGTACTATCAGTGAAGGTTCAGATGGTCAGGAGTTACTATCACAAATCAACAAGTTCCTATCCCATTCTGGCGGGAAGTCAGTGAGAGATACAGAGTGTTCCCATCTTACCATTGAGGGGACCTTTGAGTTCCCCAAACTTACGTCTCCGGCAAGTGAATCAAAGGTACCAAGTCTTGGTAGTAGCCATTCGACGGTGACCCCTGATCTGGTTGAAAAATGGTTTCCAGGTGATCACTCAGACGTTGGAGGAGGTTGGTTAGATGATGGTGAAACTAATGCGAGTTTATCTGATTTGCCGCTACGTTGGATTTTATCCGAAGCGATAAAATATGGAGTACATTTCAGACCAGGTGCAATCCATGAGTTTGCTGAAAGGTATCCGTCCGTTAACAGTTTGTTTGCACCCCTGCATGACTACTTAGGTTACTGTACTTCAGACCACGGTACGATTCAGGTTTTGGATGATGATTCTGAAGATGTTAGAATCTCAAAGACCAACTTAAAAAGTAAACTCGAGCGGTACGTTAGGGTCGCAAGTCAATTAAACTTCAGCGTTCACGATTATTCCAAGAGCAAGTATACAGTACCGACTGGTCACATTACATGGTGGGAGACTTTTTTCTGGTGGTGTTTGGAAATGATACCACTCGGATTGAGAATCGAGAATTCGGAGGGGAAATGGAGAAACGTGTACGTCCCCAATTTTGGTAGGTCTCGGTGCATCCCCGAGTATGCGGAGGTCCATTGGTCTATTATTTGGAGGATAAAATTTGTTAATGAATATAGACCAAAGAATTTACCAGAGTATGTGAGGAGGGTTATTAAGCGGCAAAACAATATTGACCTATGTGAGATGAGGACCAAGGGGATATTTGTTAGGGAGCACGATATGCAATTGACAGAGAGGGGGGACACTGAAGACATAACAAACGAGTTCAGGGACGAGCTGAATTGTCAAGTTACTGAATGGGTAAACGACAACTGGCTGAACGTTCCTGACGATTTGGAGATCTTGCTAAGCAAGGATCCGACGTTATAA
- the RIP1 gene encoding ubiquinol--cytochrome-c reductase catalytic subunit RIP1 (similar to Saccharomyces cerevisiae RIP1 (YEL024W); ancestral locus Anc_1.461) produces the protein MLSQIIKSSRATSLRTVGRTARLSTTSLANKSTYRTPNFDDVLRKDGASDRSRVYTYFMVGSLGLLSSAGAKSTVETFISSMSASADVLAMAKVEVELNAIPEGKNVVVKWQGKPVFIRHRTPHEIQEANAVEMSVLKDPQTDADRVQKPEWLIMLGICTHLGCVPIGESGDFGGWFCPCHGSHYDISGRIRKGPAPLNLEIPQYEFDGDKVIVG, from the coding sequence ATGCTATCACAGATAATAAAATCTTCACGGGCCACGTCGTTGAGGACTGTTGGGAGGACTGCCCGGttgtcgacgacgagtctTGCGAACAAGTCTACGTACCGCACGCCAAACTTCGACGATGTTTTGAGGAAAGATGGCGCCTCCGATAGATCCAGAGTGTACACATATTTTATGGTTGGTTCGCTGGGTCTTTTGTCGTCTGCTGGTGCGAAATCCACGGTGGAGACGTTCATTTCTTCGATGAGCGCGTCTGCGGATGTTCTCGCGATGGCTAAGGTTGAGGTGGAGTTGAACGCGATCCCCGAGGGTAAGAACGTCGTTGTCAAATGGCAAGGTAAACCGGTCTTCATTAGACACAGAACACCGCACGAGATTCAAGAGGCCAACGCAGTTGAGATGTCCGTGTTGAAGGACCCGCAGACGGATGCGGACAGAGTACAGAAACCAGAGTGGTTGATTATGCTTGGGATATGTACTCATCTCGGATGTGTCCCCATTGGCGAGTCCGGTGACTTCGGTGGCTGGTTCTGCCCCTGCCATGGTTCTCACTACGATATCTCCGGTAGAATTAGAAAGGGCCCAGCGCCATTGAACTTGGAAATCCCACAGTATGAATTCGATGGTGATAAAGTCATTGTTGGTTGA
- the BUD16 gene encoding putative pyridoxal kinase BUD16 (similar to Saccharomyces cerevisiae BUD16 (YEL029C); ancestral locus Anc_1.471) gives MPRLLATQSHVVHGYVGNKAATFPLQCLGWDVDCCNTVQFSNHTGYGMDKVFGTITTQDQLNQLLSGLFQEFSKDYDALLSGYLPNAESVECMGRHYSKFKRDNPNTLWLMDPVMGDEGELYVNEDVIPKYRELALSSDSGVDIITPNQFELEILCGKKINSLSDLQSALSFLHESIPIIIVTSCTPKIFNDDGYIYCVASMRNEQARIFHIPLIDSYFTGVGDLFSALIVDRVFKMLQNESSLPSFEDQINDVINVIQRVLHVTKALSSGDVKGKMGSVKGMKSAELKIIECRDLYDTTPLEKANFYSIINDQTFFHHKLE, from the coding sequence ATGCCCAGATTACTTGCTACCCAGTCTCACGTTGTGCATGGGTACGTCGGCAACAAAGCAGCTACATTCCCGCTGCAGTGTCTCGGGTGGGATGTCGACTGTTGTAACACAGTTCAGTTTTCTAACCACACTGGATATGGTATGGACAAAGTTTTTGGGACGATTACGACTCAAGATCAATTGAATCAACTGTTGTCCGGTTTGTTCCAGGAGTTCTCAAAGGACTACGATGCACTTTTGTCCGGCTACCTTCCCAATGCCGAGTCTGTCGAGTGCATGGGGAGACACTACTCTAAATTTAAGAGAGACAATCCGAACACTCTGTGGCTGATGGATCCGGTTATGGGTGACGAGGGAGAATTGTACGTCAATGAGGATGTGATACCGAAGTACAGAGAACTTGCATTGTCTTCGGATAGCGGGGTTGACATCATAACCCCAAATCAGTTTGAACTGGAGATATTGTGCGGAAAAAAGATTAACTCGTTGTCGGACTTACAATCTGCGTTGTCCTTCCTTCATGAGAGTATACCGATCATCATAGTAACGTCCTGTACTCCAAAAATATTTAACGATGATGGCTACATATATTGTGTCGCATCGATGCGTAACGAGCAGGCAAGGATATTCCATATACCACTGATAGATTCGTATTTTACCGGTGTCGGTGACCTTTTTTCAGCGTTGATAGTAGATCGAGTTTTCAAGATGTTACAGAACGAGTCGTCTCTGCCTAGTTTTGAGGATCAAATCAACGACGTAATAAATGTCATTCAAAGAGTCCTCCATGTCACGAAAGCGCTCTCCAGTGGGGATGTTAAGGGCAAAATGGGTAGTGTAAAGGGAATGAAGAGCGCGGAGTTGAAGATTATAGAATGCAGAGACCTATACGACACGACACCATTGGAAAAGGCAAACTTCTACAGCATTATAAATGATCAGACTTTTTTCCACCATAAACTGGAATAA